Proteins from a genomic interval of Thunnus maccoyii chromosome 1, fThuMac1.1, whole genome shotgun sequence:
- the ampd3a gene encoding AMP deaminase 3 isoform X5, giving the protein MRRGDTPLLKQQSSPCLGKNMPRQFPKVTLSVAEEETQLLAEKVYASALKEEDNKDALSMFTVPEDCPIGLQQAKEHELLKELAEQQSEESTKRKKSFKMIRSQSMSLQVPVNVDWTRSVAVTPFLSPSSTCSSVPENCPDYQRVTISGDYCAGITVEDYEQAAKSLLKALLIREKYSKLAYHKFCRTTAQFLRSAENMRWSEEDEVLPDMCPYPAEGEDPYSMENIPENLNYELKMKDGIVNVYDNAEALRGNRPHDLPYPDLETFAIDLSHVLAMIADGPTKTYCHRRLNFLSSKFYLHEMLNEMAELRELKSVPHRDFYNVRKVDTHIHAAACMSQKHLLTFIQKTYKTDADRVVLEKAGQKMTLQQVFHSLNKDPYDLTVDSLDVHAGRQTFHRFDKFNSKYNPVGASELREIFLKTDNLLDGEYFARVIKEVAHDLEESKYQHAEPRLSIYGRSPEEWDSLSKWFIHHKVHSPNMKWIIQVPRIYDIFKSKKLVPNFAKMLENVFLPLFEATVNPQKHKELHVFLKYVSGFDSVDDESKHSDHMFSFRSPKPEQWTTDDNPPYSYYIFHMYANIMVLNNLRKEHGLSTFQFRPHCGEAGSITHLVSAFLTADNISHGLTLKKSPVLQYLYYLAQMPIAMSPLSNNSLFLEYSKNPLREFLHKGLCVSLSTDDPMQFHYTKEPLMEEYAIAAQLWKLSTCDVCEIARNSVLQSGLSHQDKKHFIGVNYLKDGPEGNDIRRTNVAQIRMAYRHETLCNELSFIVDAVKSDAMNSLYE; this is encoded by the exons ATGAGAAGAGGAGACACGCCCCTTTTAAAGCAGCAGTCAAGTCCTTGCTTGGGAAAGA ACATGCCTCGTCAATTCCCGAAGGTAACTCTGAGTGTGGCAGAAGAGGAGACGCAGCTCCTAGCAGAGAAGGTATATGCATCAGCGCTGAAAGAGGAAGACAATAAGGATGCATTATCCATGTTCACCGTGCCTGAGGACTGCCCTATTGGCCTCCAGCAAGCCAAGGAGCATGAACTGCTTAAGGAGCTGGCAGAGCAACAGTCGGAGGAGAGTACAAAGAG GAAGAAAAGCTTCAAGATGATTCGTTCCCAGTCAATGTCCCTGCAGGTTCCAGTGAATGTAGATTGGACGCGGTCAGTGGCTGTCACGCCATTCCTGTCCCCCAGCTCCACCTGCTCATCTGTGCCAGAAAACTGCCCAGATTACCAGAGAGTCACTATTAGTGGTGATTACTGTGCAGGA ATCACAGTGGAGGACTATGAACAGGCAGCAAAAAGTCTTCTCAAGGCTCTGCTCATTCGTGAGAAATACTCAAAACTGGCCTATCACAAATTCTGCAGAACCACAGCCCAGTTCCTTCGCAGTGCTGAGAACATGAGATGGAGCGAAGAAGATGAGGTTCTACCAG ATATGTGCCCGTATCCAGCAGAAGGAGAGGATCCCTACAGTATGGAGAACATCCCAGAGAACCTGAACTATGAGCTTAAGATGAAGGATGGAATAGTGAATGTGTATGACAACGCTGAGGCTCTGAGAGGAAACCGGCCACATGACCTTCCTTACCCAGACTTAGAGACTTTTGCCATAGACCTTAGTCACGTGCTGGCAATGATTGCAGATGGACCCAC GAAGACCTACTGTCACAGACGGCTAAATTTCTTGAGTTCCAAGTTCTACCTGCATGAGATGCTCAATGAGATGGCTGAGCTGAGGGAATTGAAAAGTGTGCCTCACAGAGATTTCTACAATGTTAGGAAG GTGGATACACATATCCATGCAGCTGCCTGCATGTCTCAGAAACACCTGCTGAcattcattcagaaaacatATAAGACTGATGCAGACCGTGTGgtgctggaaaaggctggacaAAAGATGACTCTCCAGCAGGTTTTCCACAGTCTCAATAAGGACCCCTATGACCTTACTGTAGACTCCCTGGATGTACACGCT GGGAGACAAACCTTCCACCGGTTTGATAAGTTCAATTCAAAGTATAATCCCGTGGGAGCCAGTGAACTTAGAGAAATCTTCCTGAAAACTGACAACCTCCTTGATGGAGAGTACTTTGCTCGTGTAATAAAG GAAGTGGCCCATGACCTGGAGGAGAGTAAGTACCAGCATGCAGAGCCACGCCTGTCCATCTACGGACGCTCTCCAGAAGAGTGGGACAGCCTGTCTAAGTGGTTTATTCACCACAAAGTACACTCTCCGAACATGAAGTGGATCATCCAAGTGCCCAGAATATA tgATATTTTTAAGTCTAAGAAGCTGGTCCCTAATTTTGCCAAGATGCTGGAGAATGTATTCCTTCCTCTCTTTGAGGCCACTGTTAACCCACAGAAGCACAAAGAACTTCATGTTTTCCTCAAATAT GTGTCAGGCTTTGACAGTGTAGATGATGAGTCCAAACACAGCGATCACATGTTCTCCTTCAGGAGCCCAAAGCCAGAACAGTGGACTACAGATGACAACCCTCCCTACAGCTACTACATCTTCCATATGTATGCAAACATCATGGTCCTCAACAATCTCAGAAA AGAGCATGGACTGAGCACCTTTCAGTTCCGTCCCCACTGTGGAGAAGCAGGGTCAATCACTCATTTGGTCTCTGCCTTCCTCACAGCTGACAACATCTCACATGGACTCACCTTGAAGAAG AGCCCTGTGCTGCAGTACCTGTACTATCTGGCCCAGATGCCAATTGCAATGTCTCCACTCAGCAACAACAGCCTGTTCCTGGAATACTCCAAAAATCCTCTGAGAGAGTTCCTGCACAAGGGcctgtgtgtgtccttgtcCACAGATGATCCCATGCAGTTCCACTACACCAAG GAACCGCTGATGGAGGAGTACGCTATAGCAGCTCAGCTGTGGAAGCTCAGCACCTGTGATGTGTGTGAAATAGCCAGAAACAGCGTGCTGCAAAGTGGACTTTCTCACCAG GATAAGAAGCACTTCATAGGGGTGAACTATCTGAAAGATGGACCTGAGGGAAATGATATCCGTCGGACCAACGTAGCCCAGATCCGCATGGCCTACAGACACGAGACACTGTGCAATGAACTTAGCTTCATAGTCGATGCCGTGAAGTCTGATGCTATGAACTCACTGTACGAGTAA